One segment of Brassica napus cultivar Da-Ae chromosome C3, Da-Ae, whole genome shotgun sequence DNA contains the following:
- the LOC106385040 gene encoding nicotianamine synthase 1-like, with amino-acid sequence MACQNNLVVKQIIDLYDQISKLECLKPSKNVDTLFGQLVSTCLPTDTNIDVTKMSDEVKDMRSNLIKLCGEAEGYLEQHFSTILGSLPGDQNPLDHLNIFPYYNNYLKLGKLEFDLLSQHSSHVPNKIAFVGSGPMPLTSIVLAKFHLKNTTFHNFDIDAHANTLASSLVSRDPDLSKRMIFHTTDVLNATEGLDQYDVIFLAALVGMDKEAKVKAIEHLEKHMAPGATLMLRSAHALRAFLYPVVDSSDLKGFQLLTIYHPTDDVVNSVVIARKLGGSTTTGVNGTRGCMFMPCNCSKVHAIMNNRCKKMMIEEFSAIE; translated from the coding sequence ATGGCTTGCCAAAACAATCTTGTTGTGAAGCAGATCATCGACTTATACGACCAAATTTCAAAGCTCGAGTGTTTGAAACCTTCAAAAAATGTCGACACTTTGTTCGGACAACTCGTGTCCACGTGCTTACCCACGGACACAAACATCGATGTCACAAAGATGAGTGATGAAGTCAAAGACATGAGATCTAACCTCATCAAGCTATGTGGTGAAGCCGAAGGCTATTTAGAGCAACACTTCTCCACAATCTTGGGGTCCTTACCAGGAGACCAAAACCCACTTGACCATTTAAACATCTTTCCTTACTATAACAACTACCTCAAGCTAGGCAAGCTCGAGTTTGATCTCTTGAGTCAACACTCGAGCCATGTTCCCAACAAGATTGCCTTCGTTGGCTCTGGACCGATGCCTCTCACATCCATCGTCTTGGCTAAGTTTCATCTCAAGAACACGACGTTCCACAACTTTGACATCGACGCACACGCAAACACACTCGCTTCAAGCCTCGTCTCTCGCGATCCAGACCTCTCAAAACGCATGATCTTCCACACAACGGACGTGCTAAACGCTACCGAAGGGCTAGACCAATACGACGTAATTTTCTTGGCGGCTCTCGTTGGGATGGACAAAGAGGCAAAGGTCAAAGCCATCGAGCACTTGGAGAAGCACATGGCTCCTGGAGCTACCCTCATGCTAAGGAGTGCTCATGCTCTTCGAGCTTTCTTGTATCCAGTCGTTGACTCTTCTGACCTCAAAGGCTTCCAGCTCTTGACCATCTATCATCCGACCGATGACGTTGTTAACTCGGTTGTCATCGCACGCAAGCTAGGTGGTTCGACCACGACGGGGGTCAATGGTACTCGTGGCTGCATGTTCATGCCTTGTAACTGCTCTAAGGTCCATGCGATTATGAACAATCGTTGCAAGAAGATGATGATCGAGGAGTTTAGTGCCATCGAGTAA
- the LOC106382993 gene encoding histone-lysine N-methyltransferase, H3 lysine-9 specific SUVH1 → MEGSFGGYTDKTRVLDIKPLRTLKPVFPSGNQAPPFVCAPPLGPFPPGFTPFYPFSSSQHTPDLNQSQHQPSLVTPLRTFRSPPPPDNTASNGDAVEGSTVKRKIQRKRTPIAQNPNFSSGISAAEKENGDRKLVMSVLTRFDALRRRLSQLEDAKESVTGIIKRPDLKAGSTCMSRGVRTNTKKRTGPVPGLEIGDVFFFRFEMCLIGLHSPSMAGIDYLVVKGGGGEAEEEPIATSIVSSGYYDNDEGNPDVLVYTGQGGNADKDKQSSDQKLERGNLALEKSLQKNSPVRVIRGLKEASQSAKIYIYDGLYDVKESWVEKGKSGHNTFKYKLVRAPGQAPAFASWTEIQKWKKGLPSREGMILTDLTSGVESIGVSLVNVVDAENGPAYFTYSTTVTSFKLTQQPSYGCECGGACKPGNLNCHCIRKNGGDFPYSGNGVLVSRRGMVHECSPACLCPGCKNKVTQMGVKLKLEVFKTVNRGWGLRSWDPIRAGSFICIYAGEAIDKSQMQPAMANDDYTFDTTRVYTPFKWNYEPGLADEDGSEEMSEEPELPLPLVISAKNVGNVARFMNHSCSPNVFWQPVSYENNGQLFLQVAFFAISHIPPMTELTYDYGVTRTSGAQSLCGKKKCFCGSEFCRGSFG, encoded by the coding sequence ATGGAAGGGAGCTTCGGAGGCTACACTGACAAGACTCGAGTGTTGGATATAAAACCATTACGCACTCTAAAACCAGTGTTCCCAAGCGGGAACCAAGCTCCTCCTTTCGTCTGCGCACCTCCTTTGGGACCCTTCCCTCCTGGCTTCACACCTTTCTATCCCTTTAGCTCCTCTCAACACACTCCAGATCTCAACCAATCTCAACATCAGCCTTCGTTGGTTACTCCTCTAAGAACTTTCaggtctcctcctcctcctgatAATACAGCATCTAATGGTGATGCTGTGGAGGGGTCAACAGTGAAGAGAAAGATCCAAAGAAAGCGAACTCCGATAGCTCAGAACCCGAATTTCTCGAGCGGGATCAGCGCGGCGGAGAAAGAGAACGGCGACAGGAAGCTGGTGATGAGTGTCCTCACGCGGTTCGACGCGCTGAGGAGGAGGCTTTCACAGCTGGAAGATGCGAAAGAATCCGTCACCGGGATCATCAAACGCCCTGACTTGAAAGCAGGGTCCACTTGCATGAGCAGAGGCGTCAGGACAAACACCAAGAAGAGAACCGGCCCTGTTCCGGGTCTTGAGATCGGTGACGTGTTCTTCTTCAGGTTCGAGATGTGTTTGATCGGTTTACATTCTCCATCCATGGCTGGGATTGACTATCTCGTCGtcaaaggaggaggaggagaagcagaagaagagCCTATCGCAACCAGCATTGTCTCCTCTGGCTATTACGACAACGACGAAGGTAACCCTGATGTGTTGGTGTACACTGGCCAAGGAGGTAACGCTGATAAAGATAAGCAATCGTCTGACCAGAAGCTAGAGAGAGGTAACCTCGCGTTGGAGAAGAGTCTGCAGAAGAATAGTCCGGTCAGGGTGATCAGAGGGTTGAAAGAAGCTTCTCAGAGCGCTAAGATTTACATATATGATGGTCTGTATGACGTCAAAGAGTCATGGGTGGAGAAAGGGAAGTCAGGACACAACACTTTCAAGTATAAGCTAGTGAGAGCTCCTGGTCAGGCTCCTGCGTTCGCTTCGTGGACTGAGATACAGAAGTGGAAGAAAGGTTTGCCTTCGAGGGAAGGAATGATCCTCACCGACCTCACTTCGGGTGTCGAAAGCATCGGAGTCTCGCTTGTGAATGTAGTTGACGCTGAGAATGGTCCTGCTTACTTCACTTACTCCACGACTGTGACGTCGTTTAAGCTTACTCAGCAGCCTTCTTATGGATGCGAGTGCGGCGGGGCGTGCAAGCCGGGGAACTTGAACTGTCACTGCATCAGGAAAAACGGAGGTGACTTCCCTTACTCCGGCAACGGAGTTCTCGTTAGCCGGAGGGGAATGGTACATGAGTGCAGCCCGGCTTGCCTCTGTCCGGGCTGCAAGAACAAGGTGACTCAGATGGGAGTGAAACTGAAGCTCGAAGTGTTCAAGACTGTGAACAGAGGATGGGGGTTACGGTCGTGGGATCCAATCCGTGCTGGTTCGTTTATATGTATATACGCAGGCGAGGCTATAGACAAATCGCAAATGCAGCCAGCGATGGCTAATGATGATTATACTTTTGATACGACGCGTGTGTACACCCCTTTTAAATGGAACTATGAGCCTGGCTTAGCGGATGAAGATGGTTCTGAGGAGATGTCTGAAGAGCCTGAGCTTCCGCTGCCTCTTGTGATCAGTGCTAAGAACGTGGGGAACGTTGCGAGGTTCATGAACCATAGTTGCTCGCCTAATGTTTTCTGGCAGCCGGTTAGTTATGAGAATAACGGTCAGCTCTTCTTGCAAGTTGCCTTCTTTGCTATTTCTCATATTCCTCCCATGACTGAGTTGACTTATGACTATGGAGTTACGAGAACTAGTGGAGCTCAGAGTTTATGTGGTAAGAAGAAGTGCTTTTGCGGATCAGAGTTTTGCCGTGGTTCATTTGGTTGA